CTGTagaccttcctcccctccctgcacCGTACCCCTTCCTCCTGTCCTGGCCTGTCAGTTGTCTGGGCTCTGCCCTCGGATGAGCCTCCCAGGCTCCACTCTGCACCCCAGGCCTTCCTCACATGGGCTCTAGACCCAGGCctctgcaatcccacagacttATTGCTGGGCCGGTATGAGACACACTGATGGGCCCACCTTTATTAGCATCTCTCCTTCCAGGTTGCCGGCATGCCACCCAGGATGAGGAGGCCCTTTCAGAGCAGCATGATGTGGCTGCAAGGTCACAGGTCAAGACTCCAAAGCCAGGCCCATGCATCCAGAAGCCTCACCCCTCTAAGACATGCAACCCACTCTTGAAAGACACCTTATGCCTGGCTGGGCATGGTGGGACACAGCCTGAGCAGGAGGTGTCCGCATGTGGGGAgagtccttcccagcatccaaAGGAGCCACGTCAAAGGAGACTCCCTGGATGGGGTGAGGGGAAGACTTGCTGTGTGAAGAATGACAGTGTTCACGTGACAGATGAGACCTGGCCATGTCGGGAGAGAGGGCAGGAGTTCCTAGCCCAATCCAGCACTCTCCAGCACCAGACCCCTCACACAGAAGGGAAACTGCACAGCAACatggagggcagggcagcctcTGAAAGTGGGCAGGATGATGAcaagtgcagtgaatgtgggaagaCCTTTAGCCAAGAACACACAATTGTTGAGCACCAGAAAAACCTTTGCTGTGAAAGCGGGAAGACCTTCATCAGAAAGTTCCACCTGGTTCAGCAGCAGAAAACTGACACTGAGACAAGACTCTCTGAGCAGCTTGGATGTGGAAGGTTCTCTGCACAAAAGTCTGGCTTCACTGCACACCATCGAGTTCACACTAGGTTAGTGCCTTATGAGTGCAGCCAGTGTGGGAAGTGCGTTAAGGACAGCTTCACACTCACTGttcatcagagagttcacacGGGAGAAAAGCCATATAAATGCAGCaaatgtgggaaattctttaGGTACAGCTTCACGCTCAAAAGACATCAGGGAGTTCACATTGGAGAAAAAACATATGAGTGCAGCGTGTGCAAGAAATTTTTTGTAGACAGCTCCAGGCTCATTAttcatcagagagttcacactCGGGGAAGGCGTTTTGAATGCAGCaaatgtgggaaattctttaggtaccacttcacacttgAGAGGCATCAGAAAGCGcacactggagaaaggccttatgaGTGCGGCATATGCGGGAAACTCTTTAGGCATAACTCAAATCACATCAGGCATCGGAGAAAtcacactggagaaaggccttatgaATGCACTGTATGTGGTAGAGTCTTCAGTCAAAACTCCCACCTCATTCGGCACCAAAACGTCCACACCAGAGAAAAAACTTATCAATGTAGCAAATGCGGGAAATTCTTTGTGGACAGCTCCACCCTCATTATTCATCAAAGAGTCCACACCGGAGAAAAGCCTTATGAGTGCAGAGAATGTGGGAAGGTCTTCAGGTACAACTCCAGCCTCATTAAACATCGGAGAGTTCACACTGGGGAAAGGCCTTATGAATGCGTCAGCTGTGGGAGAGGCTTTAGCCAAAACTCCCACCTCCTTCGACACCAAGAAGTTCACACTAAAGAGTACTGCAAACAGGGAAGACTTCAAAGCAAAGTCTGATCTGATTTAGCGCTGGGATGGACTGCTATCTAGgtgtttaaaatctttttttaattgttgtgaaGTACATGTAACATAGAATTTACAGTCAACCATATTTAAGTGTAAGTTCAGTAGTAATTCATTGTGCACAAATATTCAAAAGTCTTTTCATCTCATACAAGTAAACCCACCAGACAGCAATTCTTCGTCCCCCCTCTTACTGACTGACAACAACTATTCTGCTTTCCGTGTATGAATTATTCTCACTGGGTAACTTATATAAGAGTCATCAAGTTATTCTTCTTTTGTGGCTGGCTTATTTAACTGACCATAATGTGCTTAGGGTTCCTCCATGTTCTagaatgtgtcagaatttcattccttttttgagTAATGCTCCATCTTCTGTACATCctactttttctgtttcctttcatcATTGGGCACTTGAGTTGCTTTCCCTATTTGGCTGTTGTACATAATGCTGTTAT
The nucleotide sequence above comes from Bos indicus x Bos taurus breed Angus x Brahman F1 hybrid chromosome 18, Bos_hybrid_MaternalHap_v2.0, whole genome shotgun sequence. Encoded proteins:
- the LOC113875540 gene encoding zinc finger protein 548-like isoform X1; translated protein: MTPAQGLVVFEDVAIYFSQEEWGLLDEAQRLLYCQVMVQNVALLSSVGCRHATQDEEALSEQHDVAARSQVKTPKPGPCIQKPHPSKTCNPLLKDTLCLAGHGGTQPEQEVSACGESPSQHPKEPRQRRLPGWGEGKTCCVKNDSVHVTDETWPCRERGQEFLAQSSTLQHQTPHTEGKLHSNMEGRAASESGQDDDKCSECGKTFSQEHTIVEHQKNLCCESGKTFIRKFHLVQQQKTDTETRLSEQLGCGRFSAQKSGFTAHHRVHTRLVPYECSQCGKCVKDSFTLTVHQRVHTGEKPYKCSKCGKFFRYSFTLKRHQGVHIGEKTYECSVCKKFFVDSSRLIIHQRVHTRGRRFECSKCGKFFRYHFTLERHQKAHTGERPYECGICGKLFRHNSNHIRHRRNHTGERPYECTVCGRVFSQNSHLIRHQNVHTREKTYQCSKCGKFFVDSSTLIIHQRVHTGEKPYECRECGKVFRYNSSLIKHRRVHTGERPYECVSCGRGFSQNSHLLRHQEVHTKEYCKQGRLQSKV